The Bacteroidota bacterium genome segment ACAGCTTCAGCAATTCTATCACTACCGGTTTCATGCTCCTTTTTACTCATTAAAGCCTTACCTCCGTGCTTCTCTACCTCTTCGAAAATAATATCACTGTCAGTTACTACATATACATCATCGAATAAATTAGTTTTAACAACAGCTTCAAAAGTCCTGATAATTACACTTTTTGAACCTAATTTTGCCATTAACTTACCCGGAAACCTAGAAGCACCATAACGTGCCGGTATCATAGCAATTACCTTCATATTCCAATATATTAGTTTATTTATCTGCCTTTCGGATATTCTAAAAAAAATAAAACAAACAGTTCTTCAAATGAACAGTCAATTAAAGTACTGATTTTATAGCTGCAACCATTTTATCTGCTCTTTCTTTAACTTCCTCCTCGGTCCAGTTAAGCTTAATTAGAGTAGATATTGTTCTACTAATAACTTCATCTGAGGCCGGAAATTTCATCTCAGCATAATTTGGCATCCCCTCTCTAATTTGTTTACTTATTGGAGAAACACTTTCTAAATTATGTAAGTGTTGCCACTTCTTTACATAGTGCCAGTTATTATCAAACCAATAAAAGTTTCCATCGGTTCCAAATTCACCAAGTGCAGCATGAACTTTTCTGGTTAATTCTTCCGTTGGTAAAAAGAAAGAAAGAAAAGAAAAGTTATCACCCTCAGGATCCGGTATTACTCTAAATGAAACTTCCTCAATAGTTGCAAGTGCCTCTTTAAGTATAGTTTTATTCTTTTTTTGAACCTCTATGATTTTATCAAGTTTTCCCATTTGGGCAATACCTACAGCTGCATTCAGTTCTGAAATTCTATAGTTAAACCCAAGGTGCGGATGTGATTCTGCTCCTCTGTCATTTCCAACATGGTCGTGACCGTGATCCTGATAAGCATCGGCTTTCACCGCAAAATCATCATTATTAGTAATAACGGCTCCACCCTCGCCACAGGTAATAGTTTTTACATAATCGAACGAATAACAACCAACATCACCGTAAGCTCCAAGAGCAGTTCCTTTATAGCTGCCGCCAAAAGCCTGACAGGCATCTTCTACCAACTGCAAATTATTCTCAACGCAAATCTTTTTAAGTGCATCAAGGTCGGCCATTGCTCCACACATATGAACCGGCATAATTGCTTTAGTTCTATCAGTAATTGCAGCTTTTACAGCATCTGGATTTAATGTCAGAGACTCATCAACATCAACTAAAATTGGTGTAGCTCCAACTGCTATAACAGATTCAAAACTGGCCACAAATGTAAAGGTCGGCATAATTACCTCATCACCAGCTCCAACACCCGCAATAGCCAAAGCTGTAGTAACAGCAGCTGTTCCGCTTGACAGTAATTGCGCGTGTTTAACGTCCATTTTCTTCTCAATAGCCTGCTCAAGCTCTTTTGCTTTCCAGTGACCGTTTCTGGCACCATCAAAACCGTAACGCATTAAAACTCCACTATCAAGAACATCATTAACCTCTTTTCGTTCGATATCGTCGAACCATTCAAATCCTGGCATATCTATAACTTGTTATATTTTTATCAAAATTGAAGCACAAATTTAATAATATTAAATAATAAATCGTTCTAATGTAGCCTCTACTTATTATTGTTAACCGATGATATAACTTCAACAGGACAATTACTTCATGTAAAACACTGGCTCCCCGCACCTTACCGATCCAACTAAATGAATATCTAATATTAAAAATTATTCTGAAACATATTTCAATTTAAAATCCATCGCTACTATTCATCAAACGTTTTTACATGTCTTTTAAGTATGAATTTTATGCGCCTATTCCGGCTATCCGCTTATAGTTTTGCCTGCTGAGATAGCTTACAATAGTTATGTGGGGTCCACACTTGA includes the following:
- a CDS encoding DegT/DnrJ/EryC1/StrS family aminotransferase, whose amino-acid sequence is MPGFEWFDDIERKEVNDVLDSGVLMRYGFDGARNGHWKAKELEQAIEKKMDVKHAQLLSSGTAAVTTALAIAGVGAGDEVIMPTFTFVASFESVIAVGATPILVDVDESLTLNPDAVKAAITDRTKAIMPVHMCGAMADLDALKKICVENNLQLVEDACQAFGGSYKGTALGAYGDVGCYSFDYVKTITCGEGGAVITNNDDFAVKADAYQDHGHDHVGNDRGAESHPHLGFNYRISELNAAVGIAQMGKLDKIIEVQKKNKTILKEALATIEEVSFRVIPDPEGDNFSFLSFFLPTEELTRKVHAALGEFGTDGNFYWFDNNWHYVKKWQHLHNLESVSPISKQIREGMPNYAEMKFPASDEVISRTISTLIKLNWTEEEVKERADKMVAAIKSVL